A window of Peromyscus eremicus chromosome 7, PerEre_H2_v1, whole genome shotgun sequence contains these coding sequences:
- the Tmem108 gene encoding transmembrane protein 108, producing MKRSLQALYCQLLSFLLTLALTKALVLAVQEPSPRESLQTLPSGSPPGTMVTASHSSTRLSSVVTLNPKPDGPTSQAAATMETTISHPEGHPPTDTMSTVMVTAAIPHPESPLPTGSPPAAMATTSSHSEGRPPGDAAPTILPTKPAGATSRPTMPPRATTRRPPRPPGSSRKGAGGSSRPLLPVPGSHSARKEGQRGRNQSSTHLGQKRPLGKIFQIYKGNFTGSVEPDPSALTPRTPLWGYSSSPQPQTVSPATAPRSTSWVPPTTSLVPAKDKPGLIRANQGSGPTLTSPAGEPDATAASGTPASTQPAPVPSQRPHGDVQDSPSHSDSWLAVTPDTDRPPSASSGVSTAATGPTQAAFEASVSVPSQGIPQGASATPQAPTWPSGVSESTVSPAEEKTEASPTTTDRGPRPLSTVLSTATGNFLNRLVPAGTWKPGTVGNISHVAEGDKPQHRTTICLSKMDIAWVILAISVPISSCSVLLTVCCMRRKKKTANPENNLSYWNNAITMDYFNRHAVELPREIQSLETSEDQLSEPRSPANGDYRDTGMVLVNPFCQETLFVGNDQVSEI from the exons GCTTTCTCCTGACCTTGGCACTGACCAAAGCTCTGGTACTCGCTGTCCAGGAACCATCTCCCAGGGAATCTCTGCAGACCCTTCCCTCAGGCAGCCCCCCAGGCACCATGGTGACAGCATCTCACAGCTCTACCAGACTTTCCTCCGTGGTGACACTGAACCCCAAACCTGATGGACCCACCTCACAGGCTGCAGCTACTATGGAAACAACAATCTCTCATCCAGAAGGGCATCCTCCTACAGACACCATGTCCACTGTTATGGTGACAGCTGCCATCCCCCATCCTGAAAGCCCTCTGCCCACAGGTTCTCCTCCAGCTGCCATGGCAACCACATCCTCCCACTCTGAGGGCCGCCCCCCAGGGGATGCTGCCCCCACCATCCTGCCAACAAAGCCAGCAGGAGCCACCAGCCGCCCCACGATGCCCCCACGGGCCACCACTCGTAGACCCCCCAGGCCTCCAGGCTCTTCCAGGAAGGGGGCTGGTGGTTCATCTCGCCCTCTCCTACCTGTACCCGGTAGCCACTCAGCAAGGAAGGAAGGCCAGAGGGGACGAAATCAGAGCTCAACACACCTGGGGCAGAAGCGTCCTCTGGGGAAAATCTTCCAGATCTACAAGGGTAACTTTACAGGGTCTGTGGAGCCAGACCCCTCAGCTCTTACCCCCAGGACCCCACTCTGGGGCTACTCTTCTTCGCCACAGCCCCAGACAGTGTCTCCAGCCACAGCACCCAGAAGCACCTCGTGGGTGCCCCCCACAACCTCCCTGGTACCTGCAAAGGACAAGCCAGGCCTTATCAGAGCCAACCAGGGGAGTGGCCCCACATTGACCAGCCCAGCAGGGGAGCCGGATGCCACAGCAGCCTCAGGCACCCCTGCCAGTACACAGCCTGCCCCAGTGCCTTCTCAGCGCCCTCACGGTGACGTGCAGGACAGCCCTAGCCACAGTGACTCTTGGCTTGCTGTCACCCCTGACACTGACAGACCCCCGTCTGCCAGCTCTGGGGTTTCCACGGCTGCCACAGGGCCCACCCAGGCTGCCTTTGAGGCCAGTGTCTCAGTCCCTTCCCAGGGCATCCCTCAGGGAGCATCGGCCACCCCTCAGGCCCCAACCTGGCCCTCTGGGGTCTCAGAAAGCACTGTTTCTCCAGCCGAGGAGAAGACTGAGGCCTCCCCCACCACAACCGACAGGGGGCCCAGACCTCTGTCCACAGTGCTGTCCACGGCCACGGGAAACTTCCTCAACCGCCTGGTCCCTGCTGGGACCTGGAAGCCGGGAACAGTGGGCAACATCTCCCATGTGGCTGAGGGGGACAAGCCCCAGCACAGAACCACCATCTGCTTGAGCAAGATGGATATTGCCTGGGTCATCCTGGCCATCAGTGTGCCCATCTCTTCCTGCT CCGTCCTGTTGACAGTGTGCTgtatgaggaggaagaagaagacggCCAACCCTGAGAACAACCTGAGCTACTGGAACAATGCCATCACCATGGACTACTTCAACAGGCATGCTGTGGAGCTCCCAAGGGAGATCCAGTCCCTGGAGACCTCAGAG gACCAGCTCTCAGAGCCCCGCTCCCCAGCCAATGGCGACTATCGAGACACTGGGATGGTCCTCGTGAACCCCTTCTGCCAGGAAACACTCTTCGTGGGAAACGATCAAGTTTCGGAGATCTAG